CAGCTTGAAAGACCTGCACATCAAAGTCTTGTTCGCTTGGTTCAGGACCTAATTTTTTAGAAATAAAGTAGGCGTCTAAAAGGTCAGGAGTCAAGAGTTCCATAGTACCAAACTTGCGTACATCCTCATAAACAAGCGTGCCCCCATCTTCAAACTGGAAGAAAACATGGGCATGCTTGCGTTCAGGAACCTGGTCCGGATAATAAAAATACTTGCCCTCCATACGCAAATGGGAAATCAAGACCTTGTCTGTCAAGTAAAAAAGCAAGTATTTTCCACGCCGTCCCATTGACTCAACAACTTGACCAGGCACTTCCTTTTGAAATTAGTCCAAATCCGTTTTAATCATCTTGGGATAGCGAATTTCTATACTCGAAATCTTCTTTCCCAAAATCAATTTTTCTAAGCCACGACGAACCGTTTCAACCTCTGGTAATTCAGGCATAAGTCCTCCTTCTGTAAAAACAAGAAGCAGGCATGAGCCCACCTCTACTTAATATTCTTTTTCATTATAGCCAAAGTCAGCCAAATCTAGTTTTTTATCGCGCCAGTTTTTCTTGACCTTGACCCATGTTTCTAGGAAAACCTTGTCTCCTAGCATGAGTTCAATATCACGACGGGCCATACTACCAATTTTCTTAAGCATAGCGCCACCTTTACCGATGATGATCCCTTTCTGACTATCGCGCTCGACCATGATGGTTGCACGGATGTGGACCTTGTCTGTCTCTTCATCTCGTTTCATAGAATCAACCACTACAGCAACTGAGTGAGGAATCTCTTCACGAGTTAGGTGCAAGACTTTCTCGCGAACCATTTCTGAAACCAAGAAACGTTCTGGATGGTCTGTGATTTGATCAGACGGGAAATATTGGAAACCTTCGTCCAGATTTTCACTCAAAATATCAACTAGACGAGACACGTTATTGCCCTGAAGGGCTGAGATAGGAACAATTTCCTTGAAGTCCATTTGATTACGGAAATCATCAATCTGAGACAAAAGCTGGTCTGGGTGAACCTTATCAATCTTGTTCACCACTAGAATAACAGGAACCTTGGCTGCCTTGAGACGCTCGATAATCATGTCGTCTCCCTTA
Above is a genomic segment from Streptococcus sp. SN-1 containing:
- the era gene encoding GTPase Era; the protein is MTFKSGFVAILGRPNVGKSTFLNHVMGQKIAIMSDKAQTTRNKIMGIYTTDKEQIVFIDTPGIHKPKTALGDFMVESAYSTLREVDTVLFMVPADEARGKGDDMIIERLKAAKVPVILVVNKIDKVHPDQLLSQIDDFRNQMDFKEIVPISALQGNNVSRLVDILSENLDEGFQYFPSDQITDHPERFLVSEMVREKVLHLTREEIPHSVAVVVDSMKRDEETDKVHIRATIMVERDSQKGIIIGKGGAMLKKIGSMARRDIELMLGDKVFLETWVKVKKNWRDKKLDLADFGYNEKEY